The proteins below are encoded in one region of Cucurbita pepo subsp. pepo cultivar mu-cu-16 chromosome LG10, ASM280686v2, whole genome shotgun sequence:
- the LOC111803371 gene encoding uncharacterized protein LOC111803371 encodes MGLPLAGKSKSTSGENWGMGLLLVFFSDDSPSAIADQNKLFPSSSSSSARRSNYNLLTKAQSTISVCALLVFLSLLLFTLSTFDPAIKMNLTPPRRLLSQKPSPIEVPSLENRWIPFRKMWKPKPATVGTSTAALQRMGTLHMRGTRAMADLTVVHVSEDIGEEDLRLFLRLFHRSGVTAKSDSVFVFPSPAFSLRFRPIIQEENESFLKLLRRYRNLNGTASRAAAAGFDVTRFIKTKEKKEPDEPIWGKKMKRLGNDSDELTRMSYGSVVSFDAAEMDSENSLSGFSDHIPMSLRRWACYPMLLGRVRRNFKHVMLVDAKNSLLLGDPLGRVRNKATESVIFFPNKHSKKNSEKSNSHHQVNPAVVIGGARGVRRLSNAVVVEIARILMQHKKSNSVSDSGVVSHLVNSEFSLKNVKVIMAAESIPEASSLAGSSSAPEKMMFLRGNTDNLGEINSVIRKKICSSEIDSSVYTDC; translated from the coding sequence ATGGGTCTTCCTCTCGCCGGAAAATCCAAATCCACTTCCGGCGAGAATTGGGGAATGGGTCTTCTTCTCGTCTTCTTCTCCGACGACTCCCCTTCCGCCATTGCCGACCAGAACAAGCTTTTtccgtcttcttcttcttcttcagctcGTCGGAGTAATTACAATCTTCTCACTAAAGCTCAGTCCACCATTTCCGTCTGTGCTCTGCtcgtttttctttctcttcttcttttcactCTCTCCACCTTCGACCCCGCCATTAAAATGAACCTCACTCCCCCCCGGCGGCTTCTCTCCCAGAAACCCTCGCCGATTGAAGTCCCTTCGTTGGAAAATCGGTGGATTCCGTTTCGGAAAATGTGGAAGCCGAAACCGGCGACGGTGGGGACGTCGACAGCGGCGCTGCAACGAATGGGGACTTTGCATATGCGAGGTACTCGGGCTATGGCGGACTTGACGGTGGTCCATGTGTCGGAAGACATCGGAGAAGAAGACCTCCGCCTATTTCTTCGACTGTTTCATCGCTCCGGTGTCACCGCGAAATCCGATTCTGTCTTCGTCTTCCCCTCGCCGGCGTTCTCGTTGAGATTCCGTCCGATTATTCAAGAGGAAAACGAATCGTTTCTGAAACTCCTTCGTCGGTACCGGAATTTGAACGGAACAGCCAGCCGGGCCGCGGCGGCGGGATTTGATGTCACCAGGTTTATTAAGACCAAAGAGAAGAAGGAGCCGGACGAGCCGATTTgggggaagaaaatgaaacgaCTCGGAAACGATTCGGACGAGTTGACTCGGATGAGTTACGGCTCGGTAGTGAGTTTCGACGCGGCGGAAATGGATTCAGAGAATTCACTTTCCGGCTTCTCCGATCACATTCCGATGAGTCTGCGACGGTGGGCATGTTACCCGATGCTCCTCGGCCGAGTCCGCCGGAATTTCAAGCACGTAATGCTCGTGGACGCCAAAAACTCGCTTCTACTCGGCGATCCACTCGGCCGAGTCAGAAACAAAGCAACCGAGTCAGTGATTTTCTTCCCGAACAAGCACAGCAAAAAGAACTCGGAAAAATCAAACTCCCACCATCAGGTAAATCCGGCCGTCGTGATCGGCGGCGCACGCGGTGTCCGGCGACTATCAAACGCGGTGGTGGTCGAAATCGCCCGAATTCTGATGCAGCACAAGAAGAGTAACTCGGTGTCCGACTCGGGAGTAGTGAGTCACCTCGTTAACAGTGAGTTTTCATTAAAGAACGTGAAGGTGATTATGGCCGCCGAGTCGATCCCAGAAGCGAGTTCACTCGCCGGATCGTCGTCGGCGCCGGAGAAGATGATGTTCCTGAGGGGCAATACTGATAATTTGGGTGAAATTAATTCTGTtattaggaaaaaaatatgTTCGTCGGAAATTGATTCTTCTGTCTATACCGATTGTTAG